The DNA region CCCGGTGCTCCGAGCTCCCGCGTGTGCAAAGGTGCCCCCACGCTAGCGTCAGATGTGGCGCGGTGAACAGTGGGCCCGGGCCGTTCTTGCGATGATCGGTCGGTGACCACGACGCAGCAGCCCCCAATCCCGCCGTCCGAACCGCCCCACGGACACGGCCACGACGGCCACGGTCACGGCGGCGGACCTGGGCACGGCCCCCACGGCCCCGGACCGGGCGGCGGCGGAGACGGGCCCGGCGGCGGTGACGGTGGCGGACCGGGTGGCGGCGGGCACGGCCACTCCCACAGTCACGGACCCGCAGCACCTGTCTCGATGCATCTGCGCAAGGTCATCGCGGCCGTGCTGATCCCCTTCGCGGCTGCGGTAGTCGTCGGCCTCGTGGTGCTCTGGCCCGGCGGCGCCCCGGGGCACGAGCGCACCGGTGTCGGCTTCGACCGACAGACCCAACAGGCCACCGTGACCAAGGTCGACAAGGTCGACTGCAAATCGGTGAACGCCTCGGGGGAGACGCCGACCGGCGACACCTCGACCGCCGAGGGCTCGTCGGCGCAGCAACAGGCGTCCGGCAGCTGCAAGAAGGCGACGGTCCGGGTCGACACCGGCAAGGACAAGGGCCGTACCTTCACGGAGATCGTCCAGCCGGACTCCTCGCGGCAGCTGGAGCAGGGCCAGGAGGTGATCGTCGCGTATGCGCCGGATGCCCCCAAGGAGCTCCAGTACTCGGTCACCGATGTGAACCGCAAGCTCCCGATGACGCTGCTCGCCGGGATCTTCGCCGTCGCGGTGGTCGTGGTGGGCCGGATGCGCGGCGTCATGGCGCTGGTCGCACTGGCCGCCAGCTTCCTCATCCTGACGTTCTTCATCCTCCCCGCGATCCTGCAGGGCTCGAACCCTCTGGTCGTGGCGGTGGTCGGAGCGAGCGCCATCATGCTGATCGCGCTCTATCTGTGCCATGGACTGTCCGCCCGTACGTCGGTGGCGGTGCTCGGCACCCTGCTCTCCCTGTTGCTGATCGGGCTGCTCGGCTCGCTGTTCATCGACTGGGCCGCGCTGACCGGCAACACGGACGACAACACCGGTCTGATCCACGGGCTGTACCCGTCCATCGACATGAGCGGCCTGCTGCTCGCGGGCATCATCATCGGCTCGCTGGGTGTGCTCGACGACGTGACGGTGACACAGACGTCGGCGGTCTGGGAGCTGCACGAGGCCAATCCGACGATGGGCTGGCGCGGGCTGTACCGCGCGGGCATCCGCATCGGCCGCGACCACATCGCGTCGGTCGTCAACACGCTCGTCCTCGCCTACGCGGGCGCCGCGCTGCCGCTGCTGCTGCTGTTCTCCATCGCGCAGAGCAGTGTGGGGACGGTGGCCAACAGTGAGTTGGTCGCCGAGGAGATCGTGCGCACGCTTGTCGGCTCGATCGGACTGGTCGCCTCCGTGCCGGTGACCACGGTTCTCGCCGCCCTGGTGGTCTCGGCGGACCGCCCGGGCCCCGCCGCGCCGGCGCAACAGGAACAGCCGCAGCCGCAGCCCCAGTCGGGCGCCAGGGCGCCTCTGCGTGGCGGGAGCGGCCGCCGCCGCAAGCACTGAACCCGGCCCCTGCCGGATCCGGTTGCCGAGAGTTGAGAAGAAGCGTTACGGCAGCCCGTAAGGCGGCGAGGCAAGCAGCGGTATGAAGTGCGGCAGGCGCCGGGCAGGACGAGCATGCGTCACACCGGTACGGGACGACGTACAGCGAGGCGGCGCCATGCCTGCCCCAGCCCCGTTTCGCGTCATCCGGCGCTCTGTTCCTCCGCCAGGATGCGGTTCAGCGCCTCGTCGAGGTGCGTGTCGAAGTCCGCGAGGGAACGCTCCTGGCCCAGCGGCACCAGCCGGTCCGTACGGTCGAGGAACGCCAGCAGCGGCGCCGTCCCGCAGCGGAACAACGCGTGGTCGCCGCCCACCTGAAGCCGGATCAGCACATCGCCGAACCCCTCGCTGTCGGCGGGAGCGATGTGCACATCACCGTCCCCGCACGCCCGGCCCACCCCGTCGATCAGCAGCTCGCGGCCGAAGGCCCAGGTCACCGGGGCGTCACCGGGCAGGTGGAAGGTCAGCCGCACGGCATAGGGATCACAGGTCTCGTAGCGCAGCTCCACCGGGATGCGAAAGGAGAGCTCCTCCGAGACGACGAAGCTCATCATGACCTCTGCCTGTACTACCGACTCGCGCATCGCCTACCCCGTCGTTCGCCTTCGACTGGCCGGGAATCATCCACCTGACACTGCTGGCATCTTGCTGAACGTACACACCAGATCACAAGGAGTGAGTTTTCAGATGCTGATAGAGAGCGAGAGTGACCCCAGCAGCCTGCCGATCTCGCTCTGCAATCGGCGTGCCGCCGGCAGCAGTCGGTCGGCCTGGTGGGCAGGCAGAGAAATGGCAATAGTGGCCGCAGTACTGCCCACGGTGATCGGAATCGCGGCGCAGACCGTACCCAGCGCGTACGCCTGACGCTCGATCACGGGCTGCATGCGTCGCGCGGATTCGAGGCGTCGCAACAGAGTTCGATCGTCACGCACCGTATACGGCGTGATGGACCGGACGGGGTAGCGGTCGAGGTGGTCCCGACGGGCGTCCTCGTCGAGCTGGGACAGCAGGCACTGGCCGATCGCGTGCGCATGGCCCGTCTCACGGAAGTCGGCCCACTCCTCGACGGCGGGATTGGCCGGAGTGTCGGCGACGCACTGGACCTCGATCTCACCGTCGCGGTAGAGCGCGTAGTACACGGGTGCGCCGACCGAATCACGGCACTGCGCGAGTGCGTCGGCGACCATGCTGCGACGTTTCTGCTGGGCCCCGCCGTTGCTCAGCCGCTCGACCGCCTCGCCGAGGAAGAACAGGCCCTTCTCCCG from Streptomyces sp. NBC_00258 includes:
- a CDS encoding YibE/F family protein, which gives rise to MTTTQQPPIPPSEPPHGHGHDGHGHGGGPGHGPHGPGPGGGGDGPGGGDGGGPGGGGHGHSHSHGPAAPVSMHLRKVIAAVLIPFAAAVVVGLVVLWPGGAPGHERTGVGFDRQTQQATVTKVDKVDCKSVNASGETPTGDTSTAEGSSAQQQASGSCKKATVRVDTGKDKGRTFTEIVQPDSSRQLEQGQEVIVAYAPDAPKELQYSVTDVNRKLPMTLLAGIFAVAVVVVGRMRGVMALVALAASFLILTFFILPAILQGSNPLVVAVVGASAIMLIALYLCHGLSARTSVAVLGTLLSLLLIGLLGSLFIDWAALTGNTDDNTGLIHGLYPSIDMSGLLLAGIIIGSLGVLDDVTVTQTSAVWELHEANPTMGWRGLYRAGIRIGRDHIASVVNTLVLAYAGAALPLLLLFSIAQSSVGTVANSELVAEEIVRTLVGSIGLVASVPVTTVLAALVVSADRPGPAAPAQQEQPQPQPQSGARAPLRGGSGRRRKH
- a CDS encoding SsgA family sporulation/cell division regulator, translating into MRESVVQAEVMMSFVVSEELSFRIPVELRYETCDPYAVRLTFHLPGDAPVTWAFGRELLIDGVGRACGDGDVHIAPADSEGFGDVLIRLQVGGDHALFRCGTAPLLAFLDRTDRLVPLGQERSLADFDTHLDEALNRILAEEQSAG
- a CDS encoding IclR family transcriptional regulator: MQRAMRLLESVARHEHGAPAKQLAREAGLALPTAYHLLRTLAHEGYLRREKGLFFLGEAVERLSNGGAQQKRRSMVADALAQCRDSVGAPVYYALYRDGEIEVQCVADTPANPAVEEWADFRETGHAHAIGQCLLSQLDEDARRDHLDRYPVRSITPYTVRDDRTLLRRLESARRMQPVIERQAYALGTVCAAIPITVGSTAATIAISLPAHQADRLLPAARRLQSEIGRLLGSLSLSISI